The following are encoded in a window of Ruminiclostridium herbifermentans genomic DNA:
- a CDS encoding recombinase family protein: MLCRRFPFGYTKGDDGLPEIDAEKGAYVKKIFEMAMEGVSQNSIAEILKKEGIRSPLNKVNWPKGTVGSILENKKYIGDENFPAIVSKEMFEKVGQICNERKRYYNALNKYNNKSNAQYPFSGKIICGLCGSTFIRAGRNMKCTPKRYVWVCHRYVENGRVNCSSGKMDELTAETKFVEALWEVKKHFDKYVGNLENPFKLATNQTISQLDTKIQKLINQLESLPKDQSDSMIIEENIRKLLKQRTEEVWKIAGIDDFEHKNTKLKNELMKLKKKPQEFDGEIFRKVIDHVTFLSKDRIVFHFINGIEIEKDMK, encoded by the coding sequence ATGCTGTGTAGGAGATTTCCATTCGGATATACAAAGGGAGATGACGGACTGCCGGAAATTGATGCCGAAAAGGGAGCCTATGTTAAGAAAATATTTGAAATGGCTATGGAAGGAGTATCTCAAAATAGCATTGCTGAAATCTTGAAAAAAGAAGGTATCAGGTCACCACTGAATAAGGTTAATTGGCCGAAAGGCACAGTTGGCTCTATTTTAGAGAATAAGAAATATATTGGAGATGAGAACTTTCCCGCTATAGTATCAAAAGAAATGTTTGAGAAAGTGGGTCAAATTTGTAATGAACGAAAAAGGTATTATAATGCTTTAAATAAATATAACAATAAGAGCAATGCACAGTATCCCTTCAGTGGAAAAATCATATGCGGATTATGCGGGAGTACATTCATAAGAGCAGGGAGAAACATGAAATGTACACCGAAGAGATATGTATGGGTATGCCACAGATATGTTGAAAACGGTAGAGTTAATTGCAGTAGTGGCAAAATGGATGAATTAACTGCGGAAACCAAGTTTGTAGAAGCGCTGTGGGAAGTAAAAAAACATTTCGATAAGTACGTGGGAAATCTAGAGAATCCTTTCAAATTAGCAACAAATCAAACTATCTCGCAATTAGATACAAAAATTCAGAAATTGATTAATCAGCTCGAGAGCTTACCCAAAGACCAATCCGATTCAATGATAATTGAAGAAAATATCCGAAAGCTTCTAAAGCAAAGAACTGAGGAAGTATGGAAAATTGCAGGTATTGATGACTTTGAACATAAGAACACAAAATTAAAAAATGAGCTGATGAAACTAAAAAAGAAGCCGCAGGAATTTGATGGTGAAATATTCAGAAAAGTAATAGACCACGTAACGTTTTTGAGTAAAGACAGAATAGTGTTTCATTTTATAAATGGGATAGAGATTGAAAAGGATATGAAATGA
- a CDS encoding recombinase family protein — protein MKKITVIEPNLSEQNQEALGKIRVCAYCRVSSMHMEQQNSFESQVSYYTKFINNNPEWEFIGIYADYGITGTKKEKRPEFMRLISDCENRLVDMVITKSISRFARNTADCLETVRKLKTLGVCVYFEKENINSMSQESELILSILSSLAQSESSELSANIRWANQKRYKQGKYQISCRKFIGYDFDKDKGLVINKAEAEIVKRIFSEYLGGKGTNNIAKGLNKDNIKTVTGIKWCGSGISRMLKNEKYMGDVLLQKTITADSITFSRKRNKGELPQYYIKNDHEPIISREDFKRVQELNEKRKKEKGVDENVIKRMGNRYPLSGKIICGNCGKTFKRSILNSNKKYRGVAYKCQSNIYEQTGQCYASAVREKRVYEAFVKLYNKLYSNWKTLLTPYMMHLKSLVLLRVDQAEIQKINNQINELIREKHRYYCPPEAEYLKPVLLSQKINSFNAEMKELETKKQALAVSLIEKDISLSETEKFIAFNKKQQGLLDEFDEDCFSMLVDKIIAKPNNCIRFCLKNGMELDEYIGGDDNAV, from the coding sequence GTGAAAAAGATTACCGTTATTGAACCCAATCTTAGTGAACAAAATCAGGAGGCTTTGGGAAAAATACGTGTTTGTGCATATTGTAGGGTAAGCTCAATGCACATGGAACAACAAAATTCATTTGAATCGCAGGTCAGCTATTATACCAAATTTATTAACAACAACCCAGAGTGGGAGTTTATAGGCATATATGCGGATTATGGGATTACCGGAACAAAAAAAGAAAAAAGACCTGAATTTATGAGACTTATTTCTGACTGTGAAAACAGGTTGGTAGATATGGTTATAACCAAGTCCATTTCTCGTTTTGCCAGAAATACTGCTGACTGCTTGGAAACTGTGAGAAAATTAAAGACATTAGGTGTTTGTGTATATTTTGAAAAAGAAAATATTAATAGTATGTCACAAGAGAGTGAATTAATTCTATCAATTTTAAGTTCATTGGCGCAATCTGAATCCTCCGAATTATCAGCTAATATCCGCTGGGCCAATCAGAAAAGGTACAAGCAGGGTAAATACCAAATATCATGCCGAAAGTTTATTGGATATGATTTTGATAAGGATAAAGGCCTTGTCATTAATAAAGCAGAAGCTGAAATAGTTAAAAGAATATTTTCAGAATATCTTGGAGGTAAAGGAACTAACAATATCGCAAAAGGGTTAAATAAAGACAATATAAAAACTGTTACAGGAATAAAGTGGTGCGGGTCTGGTATTAGCAGAATGCTGAAAAATGAAAAATACATGGGTGATGTTCTGCTGCAAAAGACTATTACTGCAGATAGCATTACTTTCTCTAGAAAAAGAAATAAAGGTGAACTGCCACAGTACTATATAAAGAATGATCATGAACCTATAATATCAAGAGAAGACTTCAAACGGGTTCAAGAGTTAAATGAAAAAAGGAAGAAAGAAAAAGGTGTAGATGAAAATGTAATCAAAAGGATGGGCAATCGATATCCTTTAAGCGGAAAGATAATCTGCGGAAATTGTGGTAAAACCTTTAAAAGGTCGATATTGAATTCAAACAAAAAGTATCGTGGTGTAGCATATAAATGCCAATCCAATATATATGAACAAACAGGACAATGCTATGCAAGTGCTGTTAGAGAAAAAAGAGTATACGAAGCTTTTGTAAAGCTTTATAACAAGCTGTATTCAAATTGGAAAACACTACTTACACCATATATGATGCATTTAAAATCACTTGTACTGCTTAGGGTGGATCAGGCAGAAATTCAAAAAATAAATAATCAAATAAATGAGCTGATAAGAGAGAAACATAGGTATTACTGTCCACCGGAAGCAGAGTATTTAAAGCCTGTTCTTTTAAGCCAAAAGATAAACTCGTTCAATGCAGAAATGAAAGAATTAGAGACAAAAAAACAGGCTTTAGCAGTATCGCTTATTGAAAAAGATATTTCATTATCAGAAACGGAGAAATTTATAGCATTTAATAAAAAGCAGCAAGGCTTGCTGGATGAGTTTGATGAAGATTGTTTTAGTATGCTGGTTGATAAAATTATAGCAAAGCCAAACAACTGCATACGCTTTTGCTTGAAAAATGGAATGGAGCTTGATGAATACATTGGAGGTGATGATAATGCTGTGTAG
- a CDS encoding recombinase family protein — protein sequence MARSITVIPARANRTDMAQNAEPRKKRMAAYCRVSTDQLEQLSSYEAQVQYYTTYICNHPDYKFAGIYADEGITGTSTKKREQFNRMINDCKAGKIDVIITKSISRFARNTLDCLNYVRMLKELGIEVIFEKENIRTLDSKGEVLLSILSSLAQEESFSISKNSTWGIRRRFEQGKVIVNHTKFMGYDKDENGNLVINEKQAKVVRKIFTDYLGGKGPNGIAQELEKDGALNWNGKAKWYEGSIRKMLSNEKYKGEALLQKTYTTDFLTKKRVENNGAVPQYYVEESHPAIVDKDTWEAVQFEMKRRKIFAKKHGLQKYDYTNNNNPFAGKVICGYCDSTFGRKVWNSNDERLKRTIWQCNNKYKVKGKIGCGNRHIDDGILYEAFVYAFNDIVKNIDYYMTKWQKQIYSKDILERVTATRFIEIFKEAQTSERFDAGLYFKLVEKVIIYEDGVSMGLLDGTEVRYGIV from the coding sequence ATGGCAAGAAGCATTACAGTTATACCAGCAAGGGCAAACAGAACGGATATGGCACAGAATGCTGAACCACGGAAGAAGAGAATGGCGGCTTACTGCCGTGTATCAACAGACCAATTAGAACAGCTATCAAGCTATGAGGCGCAGGTACAATATTATACTACATATATATGTAACCACCCTGACTATAAATTCGCGGGGATTTATGCCGACGAGGGTATCACAGGGACTAGCACAAAAAAGCGTGAGCAGTTTAACAGAATGATTAACGACTGCAAAGCGGGAAAAATTGATGTGATAATAACCAAATCTATATCAAGATTCGCACGCAACACTTTAGATTGCTTGAACTATGTTAGAATGCTGAAGGAACTTGGAATAGAGGTAATATTTGAGAAGGAGAACATACGTACTTTAGATTCAAAGGGTGAGGTGCTGTTAAGCATACTTTCCAGCCTTGCACAGGAGGAAAGTTTTTCTATAAGTAAAAACAGCACATGGGGCATCAGAAGGCGGTTTGAGCAGGGTAAGGTCATAGTCAATCATACCAAATTTATGGGGTATGACAAAGACGAAAATGGAAACCTTGTAATAAACGAAAAACAAGCAAAAGTAGTTAGAAAAATATTTACCGATTACCTTGGCGGAAAAGGCCCGAACGGGATAGCGCAGGAGCTTGAAAAGGATGGAGCACTGAACTGGAATGGGAAAGCAAAATGGTATGAGGGCAGTATCAGGAAAATGCTGAGTAACGAGAAGTATAAAGGCGAAGCACTACTTCAAAAAACGTATACAACTGATTTTCTCACCAAGAAAAGAGTTGAGAATAACGGAGCAGTTCCGCAATATTATGTGGAAGAAAGCCATCCTGCAATTGTTGATAAGGATACATGGGAGGCAGTTCAATTTGAAATGAAACGGCGGAAGATATTTGCAAAAAAGCATGGACTTCAAAAGTATGACTATACTAATAACAACAACCCGTTTGCAGGAAAAGTTATATGTGGCTACTGCGACAGTACATTTGGCAGGAAGGTGTGGAATTCAAATGATGAAAGATTAAAAAGAACTATCTGGCAGTGTAACAATAAATACAAGGTTAAAGGGAAAATAGGGTGCGGGAACAGGCATATTGATGATGGGATCTTATATGAGGCATTTGTTTATGCATTTAATGACATTGTCAAAAATATAGATTACTATATGACAAAATGGCAAAAGCAGATTTACAGCAAGGACATTTTGGAGAGAGTTACGGCTACAAGATTTATTGAGATTTTTAAAGAAGCTCAGACTTCAGAACGGTTTGATGCTGGATTGTATTTTAAACTAGTGGAGAAGGTTATTATTTATGAGGATGGAGTGAGTATGGGGTTATTGGATGGGACGGAGGTACGATATGGAATCGTTTAA
- a CDS encoding recombinase family protein, with protein sequence MRVSIIQPTVKAEKRKKRVCAYARVSTDGYKQGESLENQVTYYEKIISSNPEYEFAGIFADRGITGTKDDRPEFQRMLKLCREGKIDLIITKSISRFARNSAVILKYVRELKDIGIEVRFEKENISTLSGDSELMLTVLSSFAEEESRSVSENIKWRYHKKFEKGELVINANRFLGYDKDEYGDLIINSKEAEIVKRIYKEYLKGNGIFKIVKMLNSEGIPTVTGSKWNEATVRTILRNEKYKGDVMLQKTYTPSYLTKLRKINRGQVDSYYIEDNHSPIVTKEAWDKVQLEMQKRAELKGNTKGSIKCLNRYPLSGMLFCSKCGSPLRRRTWNSKYSCKKIVWQCSSYVKNGKDACEGTVIDDEIISRLNITESTVVKEEIQNGKKHYSYTSKGKQNGYGTEC encoded by the coding sequence ATGCGTGTAAGTATAATACAGCCGACAGTCAAGGCTGAAAAAAGAAAAAAACGAGTTTGTGCTTATGCAAGGGTATCCACCGATGGTTACAAGCAGGGTGAATCATTGGAAAATCAAGTAACCTACTATGAAAAGATAATCTCGTCAAATCCCGAATATGAATTTGCAGGAATATTTGCAGACAGAGGAATAACCGGAACAAAAGATGATAGACCCGAGTTTCAACGAATGCTAAAGTTATGTAGAGAAGGGAAAATAGACTTAATCATAACAAAATCAATATCAAGGTTTGCAAGAAATAGTGCGGTAATACTGAAATATGTAAGAGAATTAAAAGATATAGGTATTGAGGTAAGATTTGAAAAAGAAAATATATCAACATTATCCGGGGACAGTGAGCTGATGCTTACTGTCCTCTCTTCATTTGCAGAGGAAGAAAGCAGAAGTGTCAGTGAGAACATAAAGTGGCGGTATCACAAAAAGTTCGAAAAAGGTGAACTAGTTATAAACGCTAATAGGTTTCTTGGATACGATAAGGACGAATATGGAGATTTAATAATAAATTCTAAAGAGGCTGAGATTGTAAAAAGAATATATAAAGAGTACTTAAAAGGTAACGGAATATTTAAAATAGTAAAAATGCTTAATTCAGAAGGGATTCCAACAGTTACTGGCTCAAAATGGAATGAAGCAACGGTTAGGACTATTCTTAGAAATGAAAAGTATAAAGGGGATGTAATGCTTCAAAAAACCTATACTCCAAGCTACCTAACTAAACTAAGGAAGATAAACAGAGGTCAGGTTGACAGCTATTACATAGAAGATAACCATTCACCAATAGTTACAAAGGAGGCATGGGATAAGGTACAGCTTGAGATGCAGAAACGTGCCGAGTTAAAAGGAAACACCAAAGGCTCAATAAAATGTCTTAACCGCTATCCACTGTCAGGGATGCTTTTCTGCAGCAAGTGCGGTTCTCCATTGAGACGTAGAACATGGAACAGTAAATATTCCTGCAAAAAGATAGTTTGGCAATGCAGCAGCTATGTTAAAAATGGTAAAGATGCCTGCGAAGGAACAGTGATTGATGATGAGATTATCAGTAGGCTAAATATAACTGAATCAACGGTTGTGAAGGAGGAAATACAAAATGGCAAGAAGCATTACAGTTATACCAGCAAGGGCAAACAGAACGGATATGGCACAGAATGCTGA